The following coding sequences are from one Lolium rigidum isolate FL_2022 chromosome 6, APGP_CSIRO_Lrig_0.1, whole genome shotgun sequence window:
- the LOC124659689 gene encoding sex determination protein tasselseed-2-like, which produces MADVVAPELFAASAAKKGRLEGKIALVTGGAGGLGKATAREFILEGASVVIADVNSAMGLQTAEELGPQAHFVHCDVTVEDSVAGAVDTTVARHGRLDVMFNNAGIVGALSGTSEMASLDLGEFDRVMAVNVRGTLAGIKHATRVMVPAGCGSILCMASISGILGGLGSYPYAVSKLAVAGLVKTSAAELSRHGVRINCISPHAVATPMVVEQFSQIFRGADEAQLAAIIRGLGELKGATCEEVDVARAAVYLASDDAKYVSGQNLVVDGGFTTYKHMNLPPRKPQDISE; this is translated from the exons ATGGCCGACGTTGTAGCGCCGGAGTTGTTCGCGGCGTCGGCTGCGAAGAAGGGAAG ACTGGAAGGGAAGATAGCGCTTGTAACAGGAGGAGCAGGTGGGCTCGGCAAGGCCACGGCTCGCGAGTTCATCCTGGAGGGCGCGTCCGTAGTCATTGCTGACGTGAACTCTGCCATGGGCCTCCAGACCGCCGAGGAGCTGGGCCCGCAAGCCCATTTCGTCCACTGCGACGTGACGGTGGAGGACAGCGTCGCCGGGGCGGTGGACACCACCGTCGCAAGGCACGGCCGGCTGGACGTCATGTTCAACAACGCCGGCATCGTTGGAGCGCTGTCCGGCACGTCAGAGATGGCCAGCCTTGACCTGGGCGAGTTCGACCGTGTGATGGCCGTGAACGTGCGTGGCACCCTGGCGGGGATCAAGCACGCGACGCGCGTCATGGTGCCGGCGGGCTGCGGCTCCATCCTCTGCATGGCGAGCATCAGCGGCATCCTGGGCGGCCTCGGAAGCTACCCCTACGCGGTGTCCAAGCTCGCCGTCGCAGGGCTCGTGAAGACCTCCGCCGCCGAGCTGTCGCGCCACGGCGTCCGGATCAACTGCATATCGCCGCACGCCGTGGCGACGCCGATGGTGGTGGAGCAGTTCTCGCAGATCTTCCGTGGCGCGGACGAGGCGCAGCTGGCCGCGATCATCAGGGGGCTCGGTGAGCTCAAGGGCGCGACGTGCGAGGAGGTGGATGTGGCAAGGGCGGCCGTGTACCTCGCGTCCGACGATGCCAAGTACGTGTCCGGCCAGAACCTGGTGGTGGACGGCGGGTTCACCACCTACAAGCACATGAACTTGCCGCCCCGCAAGCCACAGGACATAAGCGAGTGA